Proteins encoded together in one Corallococcus soli window:
- a CDS encoding DUF998 domain-containing protein translates to MMTGHGPGSADLLRTIAFACGLLSLLILAGAALAGGLAYPGYDHLRQYISELGATGANTGPAVSFAFMASGALLAAFWLMCAGLFPKSPPLIIGFCLGALNGLGLFFGGVFRCDFQCSLASPSKAAMLHELLGGLGYLAGIAGVFVVGLTMRSCPAFRGLFRVALGCGVPAALAFWWIHPAFEFDGAAQRVVELALAVWTVAVALSVRRPAEAVG, encoded by the coding sequence ATGATGACGGGCCACGGCCCCGGGAGTGCCGACCTTTTGCGAACCATCGCCTTTGCCTGCGGGCTCCTGAGCCTGCTCATCCTGGCTGGCGCGGCCCTCGCGGGCGGCCTTGCCTATCCGGGGTATGACCACCTTCGGCAGTACATCAGCGAGCTGGGCGCGACCGGCGCGAACACCGGCCCGGCCGTCAGCTTCGCCTTCATGGCTTCGGGCGCGCTGCTGGCCGCCTTCTGGCTGATGTGCGCCGGCCTGTTCCCGAAGTCGCCGCCGCTGATCATCGGCTTCTGCCTCGGCGCGCTGAACGGCCTGGGCCTGTTCTTCGGCGGCGTCTTCCGCTGCGACTTCCAATGCTCGCTGGCGTCGCCCAGCAAGGCGGCGATGCTGCACGAGCTTCTCGGAGGGCTCGGCTATCTGGCGGGGATCGCCGGGGTCTTCGTGGTCGGCTTGACGATGCGGAGCTGCCCCGCCTTCCGCGGCCTGTTCCGCGTCGCGCTGGGGTGCGGCGTGCCGGCGGCCCTCGCGTTCTGGTGGATCCACCCCGCCTTCGAGTTCGACGGCGCCGCGCAGCGGGTGGTCGAGCTGGCGCTGGCGGTGTGGACCGTGGCCGTCGCCCTCTCCGTCCGTCGCCCCGCTGAAGCCGTCGGATGA
- a CDS encoding CHAT domain-containing protein, protein MVKPAKKMLWALALAIPLVTAGVAAVKPAATPPPVTDNFWVERRAAARIEARLTHPEADRYRSRAPAGGCPVPAEPMPLGPLARMEAREDWSGIAAAYALEAEWNQAASFLERMPASPERDSDLGAVALARGDHERALRLLDGALAAKPNLPQALWNRALVFREMGLTLRASELFEQVAKLGEQGWSREAHAQALSLRDSTLERQRQWQAARDATKALMEDANAPLPLDAARQLPGTVRGVFYDVVRSAASKERAQALLPLAKELDRVQGGSTLTDYVQRVAKRDFRRRGELARQYAAAMRAGGAMPEGFLDRARLSGDEDLYMGALLRTRNGTMNHLKDVVERIKRMDDPWFTYIAERDQAFKEVSDGAWWKAEQRLFSALQRCREGTLSVRCLELERRLAVFYYDMQRVTEAEQHARVLWAGARQLREWDLEFNALESLSQVARSRNDLGSARAYLEEWMARGPTRSCAWPHVQLAHLHYLDLRPADARRELDTAAACADNPMELVFGATLAELTRSGSGPKDAEWMQRITARAVQGPAVVGGDRVYAQYLEGRYHLEQDRARGEALLKTVIAEADALPRGDALARESWALAYSSLAVDAGRAGEFPKVATLLAAQLGTPVPTRCALAASVHAERAVLVALGPKGEVRGHYDSARREPFARADSSRLVPEALRKTLSTCDRVDVLAWAPVFGRTDLLPSDIAWSFRLGRAAQGTPSTPGSRPAPARRLVVAGVESPSLLNLPRLPAWTPDAEPGAAPPDVLSGSDATPSRVLARMADATEIEIHAHGITDPSISGASLVVLSPEVNGRYALTADVVRETRLTGSPTVFLAACSAGRTTALQSTEPFSLPAAFIDSGARAVLASTVDIPDAAGRFFDGVRRRIHAGSPAAVALRDERQAWLSRDARAGWTRSVLLVEKAD, encoded by the coding sequence ATGGTGAAGCCGGCGAAGAAGATGCTCTGGGCGCTGGCGCTGGCCATCCCCCTGGTGACGGCCGGAGTCGCGGCCGTGAAGCCCGCGGCGACGCCGCCCCCCGTCACCGACAACTTCTGGGTGGAGCGAAGGGCGGCGGCCCGCATCGAGGCCCGCCTCACGCACCCGGAAGCGGATCGCTACCGCTCGCGCGCACCGGCCGGCGGGTGTCCCGTGCCCGCCGAGCCGATGCCCCTGGGCCCGCTCGCCCGCATGGAGGCACGGGAGGACTGGAGCGGCATCGCGGCCGCGTACGCGCTGGAGGCGGAGTGGAACCAGGCGGCCTCCTTCCTGGAGCGCATGCCGGCCTCCCCGGAGCGCGACAGCGACCTGGGCGCGGTGGCGCTCGCGCGCGGCGACCATGAGCGGGCGCTGCGGCTGCTGGACGGCGCGCTGGCGGCGAAGCCGAACCTGCCGCAGGCCCTGTGGAACCGCGCGCTGGTGTTCCGGGAGATGGGCCTGACGCTGCGCGCGTCGGAGCTCTTCGAGCAGGTGGCGAAGCTGGGCGAGCAGGGCTGGAGCCGCGAGGCCCACGCCCAGGCGCTGTCCCTGCGCGACAGCACGCTGGAGCGCCAGCGTCAGTGGCAGGCGGCGCGCGACGCGACGAAGGCCCTGATGGAGGACGCGAACGCGCCGCTGCCGCTGGATGCGGCCCGCCAGCTTCCGGGCACGGTGCGCGGCGTCTTCTACGACGTGGTGCGCAGCGCGGCCTCCAAGGAGCGCGCGCAGGCGCTGCTGCCGCTGGCGAAGGAGCTGGACCGCGTGCAGGGCGGCAGCACGCTCACGGACTACGTGCAGCGCGTGGCGAAGCGCGACTTCCGCCGTCGGGGAGAGCTGGCGCGGCAGTACGCGGCGGCGATGCGCGCGGGCGGCGCGATGCCCGAGGGCTTCCTGGACCGGGCGCGGCTGTCCGGCGACGAGGACCTCTACATGGGGGCCCTGCTGCGCACGCGCAACGGGACGATGAACCACCTGAAGGACGTGGTGGAGCGCATCAAGCGGATGGACGACCCCTGGTTCACGTACATCGCGGAGCGCGACCAGGCCTTCAAGGAGGTCTCCGACGGCGCGTGGTGGAAGGCCGAGCAGCGGCTGTTCTCCGCGCTCCAGCGCTGCCGCGAAGGCACGCTGTCGGTGCGCTGCCTGGAGCTGGAGCGGCGGCTGGCGGTCTTCTATTACGACATGCAGCGCGTGACGGAAGCCGAACAGCACGCGCGCGTGCTGTGGGCCGGGGCCCGGCAGCTTCGCGAGTGGGACCTGGAGTTCAACGCCCTGGAGTCCCTGAGCCAGGTGGCGCGCTCGCGCAACGACCTGGGCAGCGCCCGCGCCTATCTGGAGGAGTGGATGGCGCGCGGCCCCACGCGCAGCTGCGCGTGGCCGCACGTCCAGCTGGCCCACCTGCACTACCTGGACCTGCGGCCCGCGGACGCGCGGCGGGAGCTGGACACCGCCGCCGCCTGCGCGGACAACCCCATGGAGCTGGTGTTCGGCGCCACGCTCGCGGAGCTGACGCGCTCCGGCTCCGGCCCCAAGGACGCCGAGTGGATGCAGCGCATCACCGCCCGGGCGGTGCAGGGCCCGGCGGTGGTGGGCGGCGACCGGGTGTACGCGCAGTACCTGGAAGGCCGCTACCACCTGGAGCAGGACCGGGCGCGGGGCGAGGCGCTGCTCAAGACCGTCATCGCGGAGGCGGATGCGCTGCCGCGCGGGGATGCGCTGGCGCGCGAGTCCTGGGCGCTGGCCTATTCGTCGCTCGCGGTGGACGCGGGCCGCGCGGGGGAGTTCCCCAAGGTCGCGACGTTGCTGGCCGCGCAGCTGGGCACGCCCGTGCCCACGCGGTGCGCGCTGGCCGCCAGCGTCCACGCCGAGCGCGCCGTGCTGGTGGCGCTGGGGCCCAAGGGCGAGGTGCGGGGCCACTACGACAGCGCGCGCCGTGAGCCCTTCGCGCGGGCGGACTCCTCCCGGCTGGTGCCGGAGGCCCTGCGCAAGACGCTCTCCACCTGCGACCGCGTGGACGTGCTCGCGTGGGCCCCCGTCTTCGGCCGGACGGACCTGCTGCCCTCGGACATCGCATGGAGCTTCCGCCTGGGCCGCGCCGCGCAGGGGACACCTTCCACGCCGGGCTCCAGGCCCGCGCCCGCGCGTCGCCTGGTGGTGGCCGGCGTGGAGTCCCCTTCGCTGTTGAACCTGCCCCGGCTCCCCGCGTGGACGCCGGACGCGGAGCCGGGGGCCGCGCCGCCGGACGTGCTGTCCGGTTCGGACGCCACGCCCTCGCGCGTGCTGGCCCGCATGGCGGACGCCACGGAGATTGAAATCCACGCGCACGGCATCACCGACCCCAGCATCTCCGGCGCGTCGCTGGTGGTGCTGTCGCCGGAGGTGAACGGCCGCTACGCGCTCACCGCGGACGTGGTGCGCGAGACGCGGCTCACCGGTTCGCCCACCGTGTTCCTGGCCGCGTGCAGCGCGGGCCGCACCACGGCCCTGCAGAGCACGGAGCCCTTCAGCCTGCCGGCGGCCTTCATCGATTCAGGCGCTCGCGCGGTGCTGGCCTCCACCGTGGACATCCCGGACGCGGCGGGCCGCTTCTTCGACGGCGTGCGCCGCCGCATCCACGCCGGCTCGCCCGCCGCCGTCGCGCTGCGCGACGAGCGTCAGGCGTGGCTGTCCCGCGACGCGCGCGCCGGCTGGACGCGCTCCGTGCTGCTGGTGGAGAAGGCGGACTGA
- a CDS encoding cupin-like domain-containing protein produces MNEDKSLLRPEWRQWLAENLALGVGPEDVEQVLMGAGVDPALAREEMAAVRQHPYFQACLQVARHFGWLESLMDVYSELRAQDGGRQLEVREGIAPEEFFRRYYFGHRPVVLRGLMKDWPALQKWSPSYFRERFGAVEVEVMMGRDANPEHAAQHDRHRTRMPFADFLDMVESGRETNDYYMVPRNDNWRHEGLSPLREDLRAPAGLIDPSLQADMMTLLLGPAGTVTPLHHDNMNILLGQVLGRKHVKLVPSYERHRVYPHRGTFSHVDAGQPDLTAHPLFAQASVLETVLEPGDMVFLPVGWWHWVKALDVSASVTFHHFLVPGGNTHLDAPF; encoded by the coding sequence ATGAACGAGGACAAGTCCCTGCTGCGTCCGGAGTGGCGCCAGTGGCTGGCGGAGAATCTGGCCCTGGGGGTAGGGCCGGAAGACGTGGAGCAGGTCCTGATGGGTGCGGGGGTGGACCCCGCGCTGGCCCGCGAGGAGATGGCGGCGGTGCGTCAGCACCCCTACTTCCAGGCGTGCCTCCAGGTGGCCCGGCACTTCGGGTGGCTGGAGTCGCTGATGGACGTCTACAGCGAGCTGCGGGCCCAGGACGGCGGCCGCCAGTTGGAGGTGCGCGAGGGGATTGCGCCGGAGGAGTTCTTCCGCCGCTATTACTTCGGCCACCGGCCGGTGGTGCTGCGCGGCCTGATGAAGGACTGGCCGGCCCTCCAGAAGTGGTCGCCGTCCTACTTCCGCGAACGCTTCGGCGCGGTGGAGGTGGAGGTGATGATGGGGCGCGACGCGAACCCGGAGCACGCGGCCCAGCACGACCGGCACCGCACGCGGATGCCCTTCGCGGACTTCCTCGACATGGTGGAGTCCGGCCGGGAGACGAACGACTACTACATGGTGCCGCGCAACGACAACTGGCGGCACGAGGGCCTGTCGCCGCTGCGCGAGGACCTGCGCGCGCCAGCGGGGCTCATTGATCCGTCGTTGCAGGCGGACATGATGACCCTGCTGCTGGGGCCCGCGGGCACCGTCACCCCGCTGCACCACGACAACATGAACATCCTGTTGGGCCAGGTGCTGGGCCGCAAGCACGTGAAGCTGGTGCCGTCCTACGAGCGTCACCGCGTTTACCCGCACCGGGGCACCTTCAGCCACGTGGACGCGGGCCAGCCGGACCTGACCGCGCACCCGCTGTTCGCGCAGGCCTCCGTGCTGGAGACGGTGCTGGAGCCCGGGGACATGGTGTTCCTGCCGGTGGGCTGGTGGCACTGGGTGAAGGCGCTGGACGTGAGCGCCAGCGTCACCTTCCACCACTTCCTCGTTCCCGGCGGCAATACGCACCTGGACGCCCCCTTCTAG
- a CDS encoding zf-HC2 domain-containing protein produces MNAHCTKLHLFMDGELSEADAEGFRHHLPRCPGCEGGLRDLLQLELLAARALGTGVVEQPVEQPRSNVVTLGAWVRRNARVVAPLALAASLCAVMVPRMMPVAEVPAVVFLEDQSTRALEARVSHPRADKWRLYVPMRGSGNPGAELSESPPPLPLRPLAEMEERKEFRGIVAAYVLHGQWQQAQAVLVREPASLSRDNDLAVVALHEGRFQDALSLLDPVVRADPEHAQALWNRGLALFELKQYARAARDFEQVAALGEPGWSDEARKRMGNALKQAQQQQAPAAP; encoded by the coding sequence ATGAACGCGCATTGCACCAAGCTGCACCTCTTCATGGACGGAGAGCTGTCCGAAGCGGATGCGGAAGGCTTCCGGCACCACCTGCCGCGCTGCCCCGGCTGCGAAGGGGGCCTCCGCGACCTGCTCCAGCTGGAGCTGCTGGCGGCGCGGGCGCTGGGGACGGGCGTGGTGGAGCAGCCGGTGGAGCAGCCCCGGAGCAACGTGGTGACGCTGGGCGCGTGGGTGCGCCGCAACGCCCGCGTGGTGGCGCCGCTGGCGCTGGCCGCCAGCCTCTGCGCCGTCATGGTGCCGCGCATGATGCCGGTGGCGGAGGTTCCGGCGGTGGTCTTCCTGGAGGACCAGTCCACGCGCGCGCTGGAAGCGCGTGTGTCGCACCCCCGCGCGGACAAGTGGCGCCTCTACGTGCCCATGCGCGGCAGCGGCAACCCGGGCGCGGAGCTCTCCGAGTCCCCGCCGCCGCTCCCGCTGCGCCCGCTGGCGGAGATGGAGGAGCGCAAGGAGTTCCGCGGCATCGTCGCGGCCTACGTGCTGCACGGCCAGTGGCAGCAGGCGCAGGCGGTGCTGGTGCGCGAGCCCGCGTCGCTTTCGCGCGACAACGACCTGGCGGTGGTGGCGCTGCACGAGGGCCGCTTCCAGGACGCGCTGAGCCTGCTGGACCCGGTGGTGCGCGCGGATCCGGAGCACGCGCAGGCCCTGTGGAACCGCGGCCTGGCGCTGTTCGAGCTGAAGCAGTACGCGCGCGCGGCGCGGGACTTCGAGCAGGTGGCCGCCCTGGGCGAGCCCGGCTGGAGCGACGAGGCGCGCAAGCGGATGGGCAACGCGCTCAAGCAGGCGCAGCAGCAACAGGCCCCCGCGGCCCCCTGA
- a CDS encoding polysaccharide lyase produces the protein MKQLLRLVAAASLMPALASAGILWKGDFETGNTSQWTRDQSVASSRLQVVTDVVRDGKYALKAIVKQGDDPINASGNRNELLYLTHETQGKEYFYKWSTLFPKNYPVHDSWQVITQWHQEGCCGSPPLEFFVRGDKINLRVGGNTMPVLWQTSINQGNWHDFVLHVKWSSDKKVGFVELYHNGKLALPRTYGANQFGKERNYLKMGLYRDDAIKPEGTIYHDGFTMASTLEDVMPPAPAPVPVEVPAPTPDPTPVPDTTDNTPTPPVAESPVTPAPEAPVTTLPSLGGQAPTGTTTPISNNPNGLPGDASFGEPMAGGCSASGTSGTLPFAAALLMLGAAMLRRRRAPARVRSNASKR, from the coding sequence TTGAAGCAACTCCTTCGACTCGTCGCCGCGGCCTCCCTCATGCCGGCCCTCGCATCCGCTGGCATCCTCTGGAAGGGCGACTTCGAGACCGGCAACACGTCCCAGTGGACCCGGGATCAGAGCGTTGCCTCCAGCCGTCTGCAGGTCGTGACGGACGTGGTGCGCGATGGGAAGTACGCCCTCAAGGCCATCGTGAAGCAGGGCGATGATCCCATCAACGCCAGCGGCAATCGCAACGAGCTCCTGTACCTGACCCACGAGACGCAGGGGAAGGAGTACTTCTACAAGTGGAGCACGCTGTTTCCGAAGAACTACCCCGTCCATGACTCCTGGCAGGTCATCACCCAGTGGCACCAGGAGGGCTGCTGCGGCTCACCGCCGCTGGAGTTCTTCGTGCGCGGGGACAAGATCAACCTGCGCGTGGGCGGCAACACCATGCCCGTGCTCTGGCAGACGTCCATCAACCAGGGCAACTGGCACGACTTCGTGCTGCACGTGAAGTGGTCGTCCGACAAGAAGGTCGGCTTCGTGGAGCTGTACCACAACGGCAAGCTGGCGCTGCCGCGCACCTACGGGGCCAACCAGTTCGGCAAGGAGCGCAACTACCTGAAGATGGGCCTGTACCGCGACGACGCCATCAAGCCCGAAGGGACCATCTACCACGACGGTTTCACGATGGCCTCCACCCTGGAGGACGTGATGCCGCCCGCGCCCGCCCCCGTGCCGGTGGAAGTGCCCGCGCCCACGCCGGACCCCACGCCCGTGCCGGACACGACGGACAACACCCCCACGCCCCCGGTGGCGGAGTCCCCCGTGACGCCCGCCCCCGAAGCGCCCGTCACCACGTTGCCCAGCCTGGGCGGCCAGGCCCCCACGGGGACCACCACGCCCATCTCCAACAACCCCAATGGGCTGCCCGGAGATGCGTCCTTCGGTGAGCCCATGGCCGGTGGCTGCAGCGCGTCCGGCACCTCCGGCACCCTGCCCTTCGCCGCCGCCCTCCTGATGCTGGGCGCCGCCATGCTGCGCCGTCGCCGGGCCCCCGCCCGCGTGCGGAGCAACGCGTCGAAGCGCTGA
- a CDS encoding ricin-type beta-trefoil lectin domain protein → MKRSFGLFSTATALFAGATLGVIPSVALAASSQQDTAFAMDASPEILSAMQRDLGLTADGARRRLQAEAAAVRVEGSLRAELGERFGGAWMNADGSQLVVGVTTDADATLVRRAGAVAQKVKHTQAELEQVKAELDRAGSSAGRTVHAWYVDVVTNSVVVLVQDSALTGGSDFLVKAGVKSDAVRVVPSREEFKPLYDLRGGDAYYPGNARCSIGFSVAGGFVTAGHCGGPGTGTSGFNGVGQGTVVATRWPGSDYGWVRTNGSWASQPWVSNYAGGNVLVHGAQEAGINASVCRSGSTTGWRCGVIQAKNATVSYSAGLVYGLTQTNACAEGGDSGGSWLSGNQAQGVTSGGSGNCSTGGTTFFQPLNPILGAYGLSLTTSGNGGTGGPIIGLANKCIDVPNSNTNDGTRLQLWDCNGTNAQRWTFMSDGTVRAFGKCMDVAWGSRDNGAAIQLATCSGNPAQQFVLSGAGDLVNPQANKCVDVSGGNSNSGTPLQLWECNGTSAQKWRR, encoded by the coding sequence ATGAAGCGGAGCTTCGGTCTGTTCTCCACCGCGACGGCGCTGTTCGCTGGCGCGACCCTGGGTGTCATTCCGTCCGTGGCGCTGGCGGCTTCCTCGCAGCAGGACACGGCGTTCGCGATGGACGCGTCGCCGGAGATCCTCTCCGCGATGCAGCGGGACCTGGGGCTCACGGCGGACGGCGCGCGGCGGCGGCTCCAGGCCGAAGCGGCGGCGGTGCGGGTGGAAGGCTCGCTGCGCGCGGAGCTTGGTGAGCGCTTTGGCGGCGCGTGGATGAACGCGGACGGCAGCCAGTTGGTGGTGGGCGTCACCACGGACGCGGACGCGACCCTGGTGCGGCGCGCGGGCGCGGTGGCCCAGAAGGTCAAGCACACGCAGGCGGAGCTGGAGCAGGTGAAGGCGGAGCTGGACCGCGCGGGCAGCTCGGCCGGCCGCACCGTGCATGCGTGGTACGTGGACGTCGTCACCAACAGCGTGGTGGTGCTGGTGCAGGACTCCGCGCTGACGGGCGGCTCGGACTTCCTGGTGAAGGCGGGCGTGAAGAGCGACGCGGTGCGCGTGGTGCCTTCGCGCGAGGAGTTCAAGCCGCTGTACGACCTGCGCGGCGGTGACGCGTACTACCCGGGCAACGCGCGCTGCTCCATCGGCTTCTCGGTGGCGGGCGGCTTCGTCACGGCGGGCCACTGTGGCGGCCCGGGCACGGGGACCAGCGGCTTCAACGGCGTGGGCCAGGGCACGGTCGTGGCGACCCGGTGGCCTGGCAGCGACTACGGCTGGGTGCGCACCAACGGCTCCTGGGCTTCGCAGCCGTGGGTGAGCAACTACGCGGGCGGCAACGTGCTGGTGCACGGGGCGCAGGAGGCGGGCATCAACGCGTCCGTCTGTCGCTCGGGCTCCACCACCGGCTGGCGCTGTGGCGTCATCCAGGCGAAGAACGCCACGGTCAGCTACTCGGCGGGCCTCGTGTATGGCCTCACCCAGACGAACGCGTGCGCGGAGGGCGGTGACTCCGGCGGCTCGTGGCTGTCCGGCAACCAGGCGCAGGGCGTGACGTCCGGCGGCTCCGGCAACTGCTCCACCGGCGGCACCACGTTCTTCCAGCCGCTCAACCCCATCCTGGGCGCGTACGGCCTGTCGCTCACCACCTCGGGCAACGGCGGCACGGGCGGCCCCATCATCGGCCTGGCGAACAAGTGCATCGACGTGCCGAACTCCAACACGAACGACGGCACCCGCCTGCAGCTGTGGGACTGCAACGGCACCAACGCGCAGCGCTGGACCTTCATGTCGGACGGCACCGTGCGCGCCTTCGGCAAGTGCATGGACGTGGCGTGGGGCTCGCGTGACAACGGCGCGGCCATCCAGCTGGCCACCTGCTCCGGCAACCCGGCGCAGCAGTTCGTCCTCTCCGGCGCCGGCGACCTGGTGAACCCCCAGGCCAACAAGTGCGTGGACGTGTCCGGCGGCAACTCCAACAGCGGCACCCCGCTGCAGCTCTGGGAGTGCAACGGCACCAGCGCGCAGAAGTGGCGCCGGTAG
- a CDS encoding RNA polymerase sigma factor gives MANLFNRERRQFDAFSRRHRPSLLAVARRLCARGILDPEDLVQEAFERALPEFGHLKDRTEAACAAWLCTTMTNRFLDHCRRQRTEVRGLPHLALVQDLPATGDGDQENWELVGNAAFQAAIEQLKPHLRDAYKLHAEGHRYQAIAEHFNVPVGTVGSWLTLARRDLRELLLPSVAVARERGVQS, from the coding sequence ATGGCCAACCTCTTCAACCGGGAACGGCGCCAGTTCGATGCGTTCAGCCGGCGACACCGGCCCAGCCTGCTGGCCGTGGCCCGCCGGTTGTGCGCGCGCGGCATCCTGGATCCAGAGGACCTGGTCCAGGAGGCCTTCGAGCGGGCGTTGCCGGAGTTCGGCCACTTGAAGGACCGCACGGAAGCGGCGTGCGCGGCGTGGCTGTGCACGACGATGACGAACCGGTTCCTCGACCACTGCCGCCGGCAGCGGACGGAGGTCCGGGGGCTGCCGCACCTGGCGCTGGTCCAGGACCTGCCCGCGACGGGGGATGGGGATCAGGAGAACTGGGAGCTGGTGGGCAATGCCGCCTTCCAGGCGGCCATCGAGCAGCTCAAGCCGCACCTGCGGGATGCGTACAAGCTGCACGCGGAAGGCCACCGCTACCAGGCCATTGCCGAGCATTTCAACGTCCCCGTGGGCACCGTGGGCAGCTGGCTGACGCTGGCGCGCCGGGACCTGAGGGAACTGCTGCTTCCGAGCGTCGCCGTGGCCCGGGAGCGGGGAGTCCAGTCATGA
- a CDS encoding glycerophosphodiester phosphodiesterase family protein, with product MSSAPLTASALLLVGLAAGCTGPGRAAPAPGDDPTVRLMDTARAYARTQGSSRAPVCSPSATLLSSGTSGRGIDLERLHAAGHRVVVWTVNDLPTMQALLRRGVDGIISDRPDLLARAVRDFDANADGTPGDLLDAEGLIDPRRFDAQGHRGARSLRPENTLPAFEAALDHHMTTLELDTVLTADGVPVLSHDPDLFPTKCRHSDGSLLTAPVPIASLTVARLQADFVCDRLLEDRPEQTNDRARSPEAVAFAARAGLPDAYSVPTLRQVFAFAASQSDAEHLARNPLRARNAERVRFNVELKRTSARMDVAPAHGDAVAQVILSSGLTDRVDVQSFDGGALRFVQARHPGLRTVYLLEHVPTDAG from the coding sequence GTGTCCTCCGCTCCCCTGACCGCCTCCGCGCTGCTGCTCGTGGGACTCGCCGCCGGGTGCACCGGGCCTGGTCGGGCCGCTCCCGCGCCAGGAGACGACCCCACGGTGCGCCTGATGGACACCGCGCGAGCCTACGCGCGGACCCAGGGTTCCAGCCGGGCGCCTGTCTGCTCTCCGTCCGCCACGCTGTTGTCGTCCGGGACGTCGGGGCGGGGCATCGACCTGGAGCGGCTCCATGCGGCCGGGCACCGCGTCGTGGTCTGGACGGTGAATGACCTGCCCACGATGCAGGCCCTGCTCCGGCGCGGCGTGGACGGCATCATCAGCGACCGGCCGGATCTGCTCGCCCGGGCGGTGCGCGACTTCGACGCCAACGCGGACGGCACCCCAGGCGACCTGCTGGACGCGGAGGGCCTCATCGATCCGAGGCGCTTCGATGCGCAGGGCCACCGGGGTGCGCGGAGCCTGCGCCCGGAGAACACGCTGCCCGCCTTCGAGGCCGCGCTCGACCACCACATGACGACGTTGGAGCTGGACACCGTCCTCACCGCGGATGGCGTGCCCGTGCTCTCCCACGACCCGGACCTCTTCCCCACGAAGTGCCGGCACTCCGACGGGAGCCTGCTCACGGCTCCCGTCCCCATCGCGTCCCTCACCGTCGCGCGACTCCAGGCCGACTTCGTCTGCGACCGGCTCCTGGAGGACCGCCCCGAACAGACGAATGACCGCGCCCGCTCCCCGGAGGCGGTCGCCTTCGCCGCTCGCGCGGGACTCCCGGATGCCTATTCCGTGCCCACCCTGCGACAGGTGTTCGCCTTCGCGGCGAGCCAGTCAGACGCCGAGCACCTGGCGCGAAATCCGCTCCGCGCCCGGAACGCGGAGCGGGTCCGCTTCAACGTGGAGCTCAAGCGGACCTCCGCGAGGATGGACGTCGCTCCCGCCCACGGCGACGCGGTGGCCCAGGTCATCCTGTCCTCCGGGCTGACCGACCGCGTGGACGTGCAGTCCTTCGACGGGGGGGCCCTGCGCTTCGTGCAGGCCCGGCACCCAGGGCTGCGCACCGTCTACCTCCTGGAGCACGTCCCCACGGATGCTGGATGA
- a CDS encoding nuclear transport factor 2 family protein, with translation MTATWGERPKEPGTWKAELEQRFNAFVSAYERGSVEALGELFWHDDDIVVVGTHSNLHFVGWAQVEHSFRAQFGSLSEIRVTPRSEQLWHGGAPPSTMACLTLPAMDIALVAGGRPVTFEGIRVSCAFERRGTEWRMVQMHWSLPRTEVLVDHRYR, from the coding sequence ATGACAGCGACCTGGGGTGAGCGTCCGAAGGAGCCGGGCACCTGGAAGGCCGAACTGGAGCAGCGCTTCAACGCCTTCGTGTCCGCCTACGAACGGGGCAGCGTGGAGGCGCTGGGGGAGCTGTTCTGGCATGACGACGACATCGTGGTGGTGGGCACCCACTCCAACCTGCACTTCGTCGGCTGGGCCCAGGTCGAACATTCCTTCCGCGCCCAGTTCGGAAGCCTGAGCGAAATCCGGGTGACGCCGCGCTCCGAGCAGCTCTGGCACGGCGGCGCACCGCCTTCCACGATGGCGTGCCTCACGCTGCCCGCGATGGACATCGCGTTGGTCGCGGGCGGCCGTCCCGTCACCTTCGAGGGCATTCGCGTGTCCTGCGCCTTCGAGCGCCGGGGCACGGAGTGGCGGATGGTCCAGATGCACTGGTCGCTCCCGCGCACGGAGGTGCTCGTGGATCATCGCTACCGGTAA